The following proteins are co-located in the Deinococcus metallilatus genome:
- a CDS encoding DsbA family protein: MTRLQGSNQNRTVLVIGTLIAVVLIAIALFAVRGRNTNAAAGTGGTMNFNLASLPYAGKADAPVNVVVVEDFKCPICKQFEETVMPELQNKYVDTGKAKIYSLVWPFIASSRGLPVDDGKLAAEAAKCVYDQGGNDAFMRFKAILFRAQGDELSVWATKDRLKDLASNVEGIDQAKFNTCLDNDETAARVEADKQQAEKAGVNGTPTVFVNGQKIEGTTLADLAAKTGAAIDAASQ, translated from the coding sequence GTGACCAGACTCCAGGGAAGCAACCAGAACCGCACGGTGCTGGTGATCGGCACGCTGATCGCTGTCGTGTTGATCGCCATCGCCCTGTTCGCCGTCCGGGGCAGGAACACCAACGCGGCGGCGGGAACGGGAGGAACCATGAACTTCAATCTCGCCTCACTGCCCTATGCCGGGAAGGCCGACGCGCCCGTCAATGTGGTGGTGGTGGAGGACTTCAAGTGCCCTATCTGCAAGCAGTTCGAGGAGACGGTGATGCCGGAACTCCAGAACAAGTATGTCGATACTGGCAAGGCGAAGATCTACTCGCTGGTCTGGCCCTTTATCGCCTCGTCCCGCGGGCTGCCGGTGGACGATGGCAAGCTGGCCGCCGAGGCCGCCAAGTGCGTGTACGACCAGGGCGGCAACGACGCCTTCATGCGCTTCAAGGCCATTTTGTTCCGCGCGCAGGGCGACGAACTCAGCGTGTGGGCCACCAAGGACCGCCTCAAGGACCTCGCCAGCAACGTGGAGGGCATCGATCAGGCCAAGTTCAATACCTGCCTTGACAATGACGAAACCGCCGCCCGCGTAGAGGCCGACAAGCAGCAGGCCGAGAAGGCGGGCGTGAACGGCACCCCGACGGTATTCGTGAACGGTCAGAAGATCGAGGGCACCACCCTTGCGGACCTGGCCGCCAAGACCGGCGCCGCCATCGACGCCGCCAGCCAGTGA
- the purB gene encoding adenylosuccinate lyase: MIDRYLTPEMKALWSEASKYRAWLKVELAAMEAQSRHGEVPREAFDTLTERGKADPLDEAFARKVAEIEAVTRHDIVAFTRALTERYGEEARFIHHGLTSTDVVDTAQNLLLDEALNIIQEDVRALREVCRVQAVTHKHTPTVGRTHGIHAEPMTFGLKFLNWMATLDRDLERLAAARQRIRVVMLSGSVGTYAHVSPRIEEEVAAAWGWEAAPVTNQTLARDRHAEVLSALAILGTTLEKIAVEIRHLQRSEVREAMEPFQKGQTGSSSMPHKKNPILTENVTGFARLLRGYLVTGLENVALWHERDISHSSAERVILPDATSAASYATRRLTGVLRDLVVFPERMLRNLNDLGGLVFSQRVLHALIDEKGLSREAAYDLVQRNALRSWETGEGLRDLLRADADNPLSEAELDAAFDLQWYLRHVGDIYARFGL; the protein is encoded by the coding sequence GTGATTGACCGTTACCTGACTCCCGAGATGAAGGCACTGTGGAGCGAGGCCAGCAAGTACCGCGCGTGGCTCAAGGTGGAACTCGCCGCGATGGAGGCGCAGTCCCGGCACGGCGAGGTACCCCGGGAAGCCTTCGACACGCTGACCGAGCGCGGGAAGGCCGATCCGCTCGACGAGGCCTTTGCCCGGAAGGTGGCCGAGATCGAGGCGGTCACCCGGCACGACATCGTGGCCTTTACCCGCGCCCTGACCGAACGCTACGGCGAGGAGGCCCGCTTCATTCACCACGGCCTGACGAGCACCGATGTGGTGGACACCGCCCAGAACCTGCTGCTGGACGAGGCGCTGAACATCATTCAGGAGGACGTGCGTGCGCTGCGGGAAGTGTGCCGGGTGCAGGCCGTCACCCACAAGCACACGCCGACCGTGGGCCGCACCCACGGCATCCACGCCGAGCCGATGACCTTCGGCCTGAAGTTCCTGAACTGGATGGCGACGCTGGACCGCGATCTGGAGCGTCTGGCTGCCGCCCGCCAGCGTATCCGGGTGGTGATGCTGTCGGGGTCGGTCGGCACCTACGCCCACGTTTCGCCCCGCATTGAGGAGGAGGTCGCCGCCGCCTGGGGCTGGGAGGCGGCGCCGGTCACCAACCAGACGCTCGCCCGCGACCGTCACGCGGAGGTGCTCTCGGCGCTCGCCATCCTGGGGACGACGCTGGAAAAGATCGCGGTGGAAATCCGCCACCTCCAGCGCAGCGAGGTCCGTGAGGCGATGGAGCCTTTTCAGAAGGGGCAGACGGGCAGTTCCTCCATGCCGCACAAGAAGAATCCGATCCTGACGGAGAACGTGACCGGCTTTGCGCGGCTGCTGCGCGGGTATCTGGTGACCGGGCTGGAAAACGTGGCGCTGTGGCACGAGCGCGACATCAGCCACTCCAGCGCCGAGCGGGTGATCCTGCCCGACGCGACCTCGGCGGCGAGTTACGCCACCCGCCGTCTGACGGGCGTGCTGCGTGACCTGGTGGTCTTCCCCGAGCGGATGCTGCGAAACCTCAACGACCTGGGCGGGCTGGTCTTCAGCCAGCGGGTCCTGCACGCATTGATCGACGAGAAGGGGCTGAGCCGCGAGGCCGCCTACGATCTCGTGCAGCGCAACGCCCTGCGGAGCTGGGAGACGGGTGAGGGCCTGCGCGACCTGCTGCGCGCCGACGCGGACAACCCACTGAGCGAGGCCGAACTGGACGCCGCCTTCGATTTGCAGTGGTATCTGCGGCACGTGGGGGACATCTACGCGCGCTTCGGGCTATGA
- a CDS encoding SDR family NAD(P)-dependent oxidoreductase — MTRKSNPRDGQPDAAAGAPNPGTVVVTGAARGIGRAIAELYVERGHSVLGVDLNLPPVLAGQVRMKADVGTTAGRERILRVARDLGAVDVLVNNAAYQDAHGGVLEVSERGWSRTLAVNLTAPLLLIRALAPLMPPGSAIVNVASVQGLFAEPGNAAYGASKGGLVNLTRAAALDLAPHGIRVNAVAPGAIATEAVLHAIRESQDPGQTRRDYEDLHALRRLGEPREVAQAVYFLASPEASFMTGAIVPVDGGMTASFMMAGRPV; from the coding sequence ATGACGCGCAAGAGCAACCCCAGGGACGGCCAGCCGGACGCCGCCGCAGGCGCGCCGAACCCCGGTACGGTCGTCGTCACGGGAGCGGCGCGCGGCATCGGGCGTGCCATCGCGGAACTCTACGTGGAGCGCGGGCACAGCGTCCTCGGCGTGGACCTGAACCTCCCGCCCGTCCTCGCCGGGCAGGTCCGCATGAAGGCCGACGTGGGTACCACCGCGGGCCGTGAGCGCATCCTGCGGGTGGCCCGCGACCTGGGGGCGGTCGATGTCCTGGTGAACAATGCCGCCTACCAGGACGCGCACGGCGGCGTGCTGGAGGTCAGCGAACGCGGCTGGAGCCGCACCCTGGCGGTGAACCTCACCGCGCCGCTGCTGCTGATCCGCGCGCTGGCCCCCCTGATGCCCCCCGGCAGCGCCATCGTGAATGTCGCCAGCGTGCAGGGCCTCTTTGCCGAGCCGGGCAACGCCGCCTATGGCGCCAGCAAGGGCGGTCTGGTCAACCTCACGCGGGCCGCGGCGCTGGACCTCGCCCCCCACGGCATCCGCGTGAACGCCGTCGCTCCCGGAGCCATCGCCACCGAGGCGGTGTTGCACGCGATCCGCGAGAGCCAGGACCCGGGGCAGACCCGCCGCGACTACGAGGACCTCCACGCCCTGCGCCGCCTGGGCGAACCGCGCGAGGTGGCGCAGGCCGTGTACTTCCTCGCCAGCCCCGAGGCCAGTTTCATGACCGGCGCGATTGTGCCCGTGGACGGCGGCATGACGGCAAGCTTCATGATGGCAGGGCGGCCGGTGTAG
- a CDS encoding ABC transporter substrate-binding protein, with protein sequence MKKFLMTAALLALGSASAQKTQVEFWTIALAPLFNDEMNRLVAQFEKENPNVELKWVDVPASAIEQKLLAAIASGRPPAAVNLASDMVVKMVDQGALEPLTLTDAQKKVYFASPLNTFTFGDKVMGVPWYWAPKVVAYNTDIFRKAGLDPNNPPRTIQTLIAAARQIKDKTGLYGFMPNINNLNMLVLFQEAGLPIFDKTGGKAVFNSPEHVKLLQSYVDLYKQGYIPEDTMRRGFTAATELYSAGKLGMLITGPQFILRVANDNKDIYNVTKVAPYPINIAGNVIHTPLMGFVVPKGVKDKALAQKLALFLTNDVNQLQFSKVTKTTFPSTVKASTDKFFKQGGNNAIDQGKLVSSTELKKAKDLTLVYPDASKLNKVFKDNIEAAMAGQKSAKQALDDIVKAWNASL encoded by the coding sequence ATGAAGAAGTTCCTGATGACCGCCGCCCTGCTGGCCCTCGGCAGCGCCAGCGCACAGAAGACGCAAGTGGAGTTCTGGACCATCGCGCTCGCGCCCCTCTTCAACGACGAGATGAACCGGCTGGTGGCGCAGTTCGAGAAGGAAAACCCGAACGTGGAACTCAAGTGGGTGGACGTGCCCGCCTCCGCCATCGAGCAGAAGCTGCTGGCGGCCATCGCCTCGGGCCGTCCGCCCGCCGCCGTCAACCTGGCCTCGGACATGGTCGTGAAGATGGTGGACCAGGGGGCGCTGGAACCCCTGACGCTGACCGACGCGCAGAAGAAGGTGTACTTCGCCTCGCCGCTGAACACCTTCACCTTTGGCGACAAGGTGATGGGCGTGCCGTGGTACTGGGCACCGAAGGTCGTGGCCTACAACACCGACATCTTCCGCAAGGCGGGCCTGGACCCCAACAACCCGCCCCGCACGATCCAGACGCTGATCGCCGCCGCCAGGCAGATCAAGGACAAGACCGGCCTGTACGGCTTCATGCCGAACATCAACAACCTGAACATGCTGGTGCTGTTCCAGGAAGCGGGCCTGCCCATCTTCGACAAGACCGGCGGCAAGGCCGTCTTCAACAGCCCCGAGCACGTGAAACTGCTCCAGAGCTACGTGGACCTGTACAAGCAGGGCTACATCCCGGAAGACACCATGCGCCGGGGCTTCACCGCCGCCACCGAACTGTACTCAGCGGGCAAGCTGGGCATGCTGATCACCGGCCCGCAGTTCATCCTGCGCGTGGCGAACGACAACAAGGACATCTACAACGTCACGAAGGTCGCGCCGTACCCGATCAACATTGCCGGGAACGTGATCCACACCCCGCTGATGGGCTTCGTCGTGCCCAAGGGCGTGAAGGACAAGGCGCTGGCGCAGAAGCTCGCGCTGTTCCTCACCAACGACGTGAACCAGCTCCAGTTCAGCAAGGTCACCAAGACCACCTTCCCCAGCACCGTCAAGGCCAGCACCGACAAGTTCTTCAAGCAGGGCGGGAACAACGCCATCGACCAGGGCAAGCTGGTCAGCTCCACGGAGCTGAAGAAGGCCAAGGACCTCACGCTGGTCTACCCGGACGCCAGCAAGCTCAACAAGGTCTTCAAGGACAACATTGAGGCCGCGATGGCCGGACAGAAGAGCGCGAAACAGGCGCTCGACGACATCGTGAAGGCGTGGAACGCGAGCCTGTAA
- a CDS encoding disulfide bond formation protein B, which produces MTRDNRLYLAWVVALLATLGSLYFSEVRGFKPCILCWYQRVMMYPLAVILGIAALGGDLGIRRYALPLAAIGWLVALYQNLETWGVVPTLRACTTDPASSCGIPWPIWGSGTEGLARLNTVITIPVLSLIAFTLILGLLGWGRGRR; this is translated from the coding sequence GTGACCCGCGACAACCGCCTCTACCTCGCCTGGGTGGTGGCCCTGCTCGCCACCCTGGGCAGCCTTTACTTCAGCGAGGTGCGCGGCTTCAAGCCCTGCATCCTGTGCTGGTATCAGCGCGTCATGATGTACCCGCTGGCCGTGATCCTGGGGATAGCAGCGCTGGGGGGGGACCTCGGCATCCGCCGCTACGCCCTCCCGCTGGCCGCCATCGGCTGGCTGGTGGCGCTGTATCAGAACCTGGAAACCTGGGGCGTCGTGCCCACCCTCCGCGCCTGCACCACCGATCCGGCCAGTTCCTGCGGCATCCCCTGGCCCATCTGGGGCAGCGGCACCGAGGGGCTGGCCCGGCTCAACACCGTGATCACCATCCCGGTCCTGTCCCTGATCGCCTTCACGCTGATCCTCGGCCTGCTGGGCTGGGGGCGAGGGAGGCGTTAG
- a CDS encoding inositol monophosphatase family protein codes for MIDLQQAWTVAVEAARTAGEIHLAHLGKALNIRSKTTPSDLVTEVDALAEAAIRTVIARTYPDHAVLGEEEGLGRGPADVPCRWIVDPLDGTVNYAHGFPFFCASVALEVDGERVVGAVFDPTRQELFTARRGGGADLNGQPIRVSTTPGLTTPALVSTGFPYDTGGGRNLALVARLLRLGVPVRRPGAAALDLCNVACGRMDAYWELGLKPWDSAAGSLIVQEAGGTVTDAHGSPDPYAEMIVATNGLLHAELLALLREEGA; via the coding sequence ATGATCGATCTCCAGCAGGCATGGACGGTGGCGGTAGAGGCGGCCCGGACCGCCGGAGAGATTCACCTCGCCCACCTGGGGAAGGCCCTCAACATCCGCAGCAAGACCACCCCCAGCGACCTCGTGACCGAGGTGGACGCTCTGGCCGAGGCCGCCATCCGTACTGTGATCGCCCGCACTTACCCCGACCACGCGGTGCTGGGCGAGGAGGAGGGGCTGGGCCGCGGTCCGGCTGATGTCCCCTGCCGCTGGATCGTGGACCCGCTGGACGGTACGGTGAACTACGCCCACGGCTTTCCGTTCTTCTGCGCGAGCGTGGCGCTGGAGGTGGATGGAGAGCGGGTGGTCGGCGCGGTGTTCGACCCCACCCGCCAGGAACTGTTCACGGCCCGCCGGGGTGGGGGCGCGGACCTGAACGGCCAGCCCATTCGCGTCAGCACCACGCCGGGCCTGACCACGCCTGCGCTGGTGTCCACTGGCTTTCCCTACGACACGGGCGGCGGGCGCAATCTCGCCCTGGTGGCGCGGCTGCTGCGTCTGGGCGTGCCCGTCCGCCGCCCCGGGGCCGCCGCCCTCGACCTGTGCAACGTCGCCTGCGGGCGCATGGACGCCTACTGGGAGCTTGGCCTGAAACCCTGGGACAGCGCCGCGGGCAGCCTGATCGTGCAGGAGGCGGGCGGCACCGTCACCGACGCCCACGGCTCGCCCGACCCCTACGCGGAGATGATCGTCGCCACCAATGGCCTCCTGCACGCGGAACTCCTCGCCCTGCTGCGGGAAGAGGGGGCCTGA
- a CDS encoding HAD family hydrolase: MSHSQPASLDAALNPGRLRGVLLDVDGTLIDSNDAHAHAWVAALREEGFDRTFEEVRPLIGMGGDQLIPRLTGEDSQSAVGKRLTQGWLKNFKPLIPNLHATRGARALVEGLQARGLKVVLATSGEAEIVDALLKQAHLDDLKLDRVSSSEVESSKPAPDLVQVGLEKLGLPAGAALMVGDTPYDAKAAHKAHVPCVLLRCGGDTGLEEYGLVLDDPKALLEALEGAQG, from the coding sequence ATGAGTCACTCCCAGCCCGCCTCCCTGGACGCCGCCCTGAACCCCGGCCGCCTGCGGGGCGTGCTGCTGGATGTGGACGGCACGCTCATTGACTCCAACGACGCGCACGCCCACGCCTGGGTGGCGGCGCTCCGCGAGGAAGGCTTTGACCGGACCTTCGAGGAGGTGCGTCCCCTGATCGGCATGGGCGGCGACCAGTTGATTCCCAGGCTGACCGGCGAAGACAGCCAGAGCGCGGTGGGAAAGCGGCTCACGCAGGGGTGGCTGAAGAACTTCAAGCCGCTGATCCCCAATCTGCACGCCACCCGGGGCGCGCGGGCGCTGGTGGAAGGCTTGCAGGCGCGCGGCCTGAAGGTCGTCCTGGCGACCAGCGGCGAGGCCGAGATCGTGGACGCGCTGCTGAAGCAGGCGCACCTGGACGACCTGAAGCTCGATAGGGTCAGCAGCAGCGAGGTGGAGAGCAGCAAACCCGCGCCCGATCTGGTCCAGGTCGGGCTGGAGAAACTGGGCCTGCCTGCCGGGGCGGCGCTGATGGTCGGGGACACCCCCTACGACGCGAAGGCCGCGCACAAGGCGCATGTGCCCTGCGTCCTCCTGCGCTGCGGCGGCGACACGGGGCTGGAGGAATACGGGCTGGTGCTGGATGATCCGAAGGCCTTGCTGGAGGCGCTGGAGGGGGCGCAGGGCTAG
- a CDS encoding beta-N-acetylhexosaminidase, which produces MRLTTPLLLSAALLLSPALAAPLPVTPVPDARVTAPRPDLVPQPQKAEFPAGTLPLTGLGVKVVGNTPELGWAVRDLREQWQTRLGATLPDGGKTPIVIGTRADAGLAAKAKAAGLYTETPEGYALWVDGTGAYVVGADARGAYSGAQTLRQLLTPDGLRFARIQDAPALAQRVAMLYLDGSSQSVNDRLIPLLAQLKYNAVLVMSDYVQWDVARAGGWAHPGGVTKAEAARVAKLAREHGLEVIPLIETLGHTSWMFQGGKNLDLVQDPDSQNPFAYDTLNPQTYDRVVFPVLREAIEVFQPKVIHIGHDEVRNRDRFPARENGKAAGFEKLFVDDTLKLHDFLKAQNVGTMIWHDAAFSDSVIATLPAKLPKDIQVAYWNYTADTNTDTMRRIKALGFPVLGASWAEVGNAEGLSRAAVQAGAVGMIQTRWSGYFGNPSIWDGMAEQGVALVRAGASFWNPAGQAVKGADALYRDLYAPNPYRQTAGSLVNLAPLVTRKLTDEDGTGWIGKGPDTDLRNLGSGTVRIGNYRFDVRGAVMLRGNRAAAKELPERVTLELGRKADALAFLHTTGWPAPTNREVIGRYEIRYADGSVLNQPLEYGRHIRAWTDTLPSSMISAPGWVGKTRDGLDINVPVLEWTNPKPGVVIQSVTLVSEGKGANPTLLGLTLIGGGK; this is translated from the coding sequence ATGCGCCTGACCACCCCCCTTCTCCTTTCCGCCGCCCTCCTCCTCTCCCCCGCCCTCGCCGCCCCCCTCCCCGTCACCCCGGTCCCGGATGCCCGCGTCACCGCACCACGCCCGGACCTCGTGCCGCAGCCGCAAAAGGCGGAGTTCCCGGCGGGGACGCTGCCGCTCACGGGCCTGGGCGTGAAGGTCGTGGGCAACACCCCCGAACTGGGCTGGGCCGTCCGTGACCTGCGCGAGCAGTGGCAGACGCGGCTGGGGGCCACGCTGCCCGACGGCGGCAAGACCCCCATCGTGATCGGCACGCGGGCCGACGCTGGTCTGGCGGCGAAAGCAAAGGCGGCGGGCCTGTACACCGAAACACCAGAGGGCTACGCGCTGTGGGTGGATGGCACGGGCGCCTATGTGGTCGGGGCGGACGCCAGAGGGGCCTACTCCGGCGCCCAGACCTTACGGCAACTGCTCACGCCGGATGGCCTCCGCTTCGCCCGCATTCAGGACGCGCCCGCCCTCGCACAGCGGGTGGCGATGCTGTACCTCGACGGGAGCAGCCAGAGCGTGAATGACCGGCTGATTCCGCTGCTGGCCCAGCTCAAGTACAACGCCGTGCTGGTGATGAGCGACTACGTGCAGTGGGACGTGGCGCGAGCGGGGGGCTGGGCGCATCCCGGCGGCGTGACGAAGGCGGAGGCGGCCCGGGTGGCGAAACTCGCCCGCGAGCATGGGCTGGAGGTGATCCCACTGATCGAGACGCTGGGGCACACGAGCTGGATGTTCCAGGGCGGCAAGAACCTCGATCTGGTGCAGGATCCCGACTCGCAGAATCCCTTTGCCTATGACACGCTCAATCCACAGACGTATGACCGCGTCGTCTTCCCCGTGCTGCGCGAGGCCATTGAGGTCTTTCAGCCGAAGGTCATTCATATCGGTCACGACGAGGTCCGCAACCGTGACCGCTTCCCGGCCCGCGAGAACGGGAAGGCGGCGGGCTTCGAGAAGCTGTTCGTGGACGACACGCTGAAGCTGCACGACTTCCTGAAGGCGCAGAACGTTGGGACGATGATCTGGCACGACGCCGCCTTCTCGGACAGCGTGATTGCCACCCTGCCCGCCAAACTCCCCAAGGACATCCAGGTCGCGTACTGGAACTACACGGCGGACACGAACACGGACACCATGCGCCGCATCAAGGCCCTGGGCTTCCCGGTGCTGGGGGCGTCCTGGGCCGAGGTCGGCAACGCCGAGGGCCTGAGCCGGGCCGCCGTGCAGGCCGGGGCGGTCGGCATGATCCAGACGCGCTGGTCGGGCTACTTCGGGAATCCGAGCATCTGGGACGGCATGGCCGAGCAGGGCGTCGCGCTGGTGCGCGCGGGCGCGAGCTTCTGGAACCCGGCGGGCCAGGCAGTGAAGGGGGCGGACGCGCTGTACCGCGACCTCTATGCGCCGAACCCTTACCGGCAGACGGCGGGCAGCCTCGTCAACCTCGCGCCGCTGGTGACCCGCAAGCTGACCGACGAGGACGGCACGGGCTGGATTGGGAAGGGGCCGGACACCGACCTGCGAAACCTGGGCAGCGGAACTGTGCGGATCGGGAACTACCGCTTCGACGTGCGCGGCGCGGTGATGCTGCGCGGCAACCGGGCGGCGGCGAAGGAACTGCCGGAGCGCGTCACCCTCGAACTGGGGCGCAAGGCGGACGCCCTCGCCTTCCTGCACACCACCGGCTGGCCCGCCCCCACCAACCGCGAGGTGATCGGGCGCTATGAAATCCGGTACGCCGACGGCAGCGTGCTGAATCAGCCGCTCGAATATGGACGCCACATCCGGGCGTGGACGGACACCCTACCGAGCAGCATGATTTCTGCGCCGGGCTGGGTCGGCAAGACGCGCGACGGGCTGGATATAAATGTGCCCGTGCTGGAGTGGACGAATCCGAAACCAGGGGTGGTGATTCAGAGCGTGACCCTGGTCAGCGAGGGCAAGGGGGCGAATCCGACTTTGCTCGGCCTGACGCTGATCGGAGGGGGGAAATAA